The DNA region CGCTGAGCCGCCTCGGTGCGATCTCGGTTCCGCTGAACTGGCGGCTGCACCCCCACGAGCAGGCGTACGTCCTCGATCAGGCCGGCGTCACCGGCCTGATCTACGACGACGACTTCGCCGACGCCGCCGCCACCCTGCTGGCCACGACCGGCCTGCGGACCGCTGTGGCCAACGGCGCCCGGGTCGTCGCCGACGCCCGTCGACTGGTCGACCTGCTCGCCGCGCAACCGCCCGGCGTGCGGGTACCGGACGCCGAGAAGACCGCCGCCGACGTGCACCGGCTGCTCTACACCTCCGGCACCACCGCACGGCCCAAGGGCGTGATTCACACCTGCGGCAACCTGACGGCGAACCACCTGGCGCAGGTGCTCGAACTGGAGCTCACCGCAGCCGACCGGATTCTCGTCTCGGCGCCGCTGTTCCACGTCAGCGGCCTGGAGGCACCGGGCCTGGCGACCTTCGTGGCGGGCGCGACGATGGTGCTGACCCCGACGTTCAAGGCCGCTGACATCGCCCGGACCGTGGCCCGGGAGCGGATCACCGGCATGGTCCTGGCGGCGCAGATCCTCTTCGGGCTGCTCGACCGCGAGGACCAGTCGGACCTCGGGTCGCTGCGCTACCTGCTCTTCGCCGGGGTCGCGCCCAGCGTGCGGCGCGAGGTGAAACGCCGGCTGCCGCACGTCCGGCTGGTGGACACCTTCGGCATGACCGAGCTGTGCAACGGCGTCTGCTACCTGGACGCCGCCCACGAACAGAGCAAGGTCGGCGCGCTCGGCGCGCCGTTTCCCGGGGTGCACATCCGGATCGTCGACGAGCACTTCCAGCCGGTGCCACCCGGTGTCGAGGGGGAGATCATCGTCCGGGGCGAGAAGATCTCGCCCGGCTACTGGAACGACGACGAGGCGAACCGGCGTACCCGCCGGGACGGTTGGTTCCTGACCGGTGACGTCGGGCGGATCGACGCCGACGGCTACCTGTGGTTCGTCGACCGCCGCGCCGATCTGATCAAGTCCGGTGGGGAGAACATCGCCAGCGCCGAGGTCGAACGGGTCATCGCCGGGCATCCCGACGTCAGCGAGGTCGCCGTCGTCGGGGTGCCGGACCCGACCTGGGACGAGGTTCCGAAGGCGTACGTGATCCTGCGCGCCGACGCGACCACCACGGCGGAGGGGATCCGCGAGCACTGCCGGGCCGAGCTGGCCCGGTACAAGGTGCCCAAGTACGTCCAGATCGTGACGTCGCTGCCGCGCAACGACTCCGGCAAGGTGCTCAAGAAGCAGCTGCGGGAGACGGCGGTGACCGGATGAGTACGGCGAACGTCGCCGCGATGCTGACCGGCAACGCCCGGCGCTTCGCCGACGCCGACGCGCTGGTCTTCGAGGGCCGGCGGTGGACCCACCGCCAGCTCGCCGCCGACGTCGAGGCCCTGGCTGCGGGGCTGGCCGCCGAAGGGATCCGCCGCGACGCCCGGGTGGCGATCATCTCGAACAACGTGCCCGAGTTCCTGCTGCTGTCGCTGGCGTTGTCGAAGCTCGGTGCGGTCTTCGTGCCTTTGAACTACCGGCTCACCGCGGGGGAGCTGGCCCACCTGCTGCGGCACGCGCGGGTCCGGGCGGTCGCGACGGTCCCGGAGTTCGCCGCGCTGACCGACGCCGCCGTGACGGAGGCCGCGCTGACCGGGGCGGGCGCGGGTCCGGCGGCCGCCGTACGCCGGTTCGCGTTGGAACCGATCGACGACGGCTGGCTCGACCTGCGGGCGGTGATCGAGTCCCACCGGGGTGCCCGGGTCGCCGACGTCGATCTCGACGATGCGGCCCTGCACCGGATCGTCTACACCTCCGGCACGACCGGGCTGCCCAAGGGGGTGCTGCTCACCCACGGCAACGTGAACATGAACATGCACGCCCAGATCGTCGAGCTCGGGCTGCGGCCGGGTGACCGGATCCTCAACTTCGCGCCGCTGTACCACGTCGGCGGCACCGACCTGCCGGGCTTCGGCATCTGGCATGTGGGCGGCACGATGGTGCTGCAACGGCGGTTCGACCCGGCGGCGGTGCTGCGGACGATCGAGACCGAGCGGATCACCGGAATGGTGATGGCGGCGACGATGCTCGACATGGTCCGGCGTGCGGCCGACGTCGTCGCCGCTGACCTGACGTCGGTGCGGTGGGTCATCTATTCGCAGGTCACGTCGGCGCTGTTCGCCGTGGCGCGGGAGCTCTTTCCGGACGCCCGGCTGATCGAGGGCTACGGACTCACCGAGACGTGCAGCGCTCTGACGTACCTCGACGAGGCGCACATGCGGTCCAAGCAGGGGTCGGTCGGCCTGCCCGTGCCGTGGGTCCAGGTACGGGTGGTCGACGCGGACGGCAACGACGTGCTGGTCGGTGACGACGGCGAGGTGATCGCGCGCGGCCCGAAGGTGAGCCCCGGCTACCTCGACGATCCGCAGGCGACCAGGGCCGCGTGGCGCGACGGCTGGTTCCACACCGGCGACGTCGGTCGGTTCGACGCCGACGGCTACCTGTACATCCGGGACCGGCTCAAGGACATGATCCGCAGCGGTGGGGAGAACATGTCCAGCGCCGAGATCGAGAACGTGCTGGCCGACCACCCGCTGGTGCTGGCCGCGTCGGTGGTGGCGGCGCCGCATCCGGTGTGGCTGGAGGTGCCGGTGGCGTTCGTGATCGGCCGACCCGGCCTGGAACCCGAGTCGCTTGTCGCACACGCGCGGCAGCGTCTCGGCGGCTTCAAGGTCCCGAAGGAGATCTACGTCGTGGACGAGTTTCCGACGAATCCGTCCGGCAAGGTGTTGAAGCGGAGTCTGCGGGAGTTGCGGTCGTCGGCGCGCCCGGACTGGACGTACGACCGGCCGCGACGCGACTGACGACTACCGGTGGACGCCCGCCGTGTGCCGCAGCAGGGCATGGGTATGGACGAGGGAGAACCGTCGGGTGCCCCGGCCGAGTTCGTCCCAGGGCCTGCGCCATCGCATCCGCCGGGCAATGTCCCAGGCGGTGACCTGCCCGTCGGTCCCGGCCAGGGCGTTCACGGTGGCGACCTCGGCACGGTGGAAGGCGGTCAGCTCGTCGGCGCGGGCCGCGACGTCGCGGTACGGGAACTGGTGGGCCGGGCAGGCGATCGTCGCGCCGAGATCGCGGATGCGTGCCAGGGTCCGGAACAGGTCGGCCGCCGGGTCGTCGTCGGCGCGGCTGACGATCGCGAGCTGGGTGGGGCCTTCGGGCATCATCGTGTCGCCGGTGAAGACCAGGCCGCGGGTGTCGACGTAGACCAGGTGCCCGTAGGTGTGGCCCGGGGCCGGTACGGCGCGGATGGTCACGTCACCGAACCGGAACTCGGTCTCGTCGGCCACGGCCAGGTCGATCCGCAGGTCCTCGTGGTGCGCGGTGACCGCCACCGCGTCGGCGTACATCGCCTCGACGACGTCGGGCGGGGCGCCGGTCGTCGTGAGGGCGGTGCGCAGCTGGGTGAGGAAGCCGCCCCTGCTGCGGCGCATGGTGGCGAAGTCGTCGGCCTGCCCCATGACCAGCCGGGCGCCGGACCGGGCGCGGACCCGGGCGGCGAAGCCGATGTGGTCCGGGTGGTTGTGGGTGAGCAGGACGGTGGAGATCGTCTCGACCCGGCGGCCGATCGCGGCGACCGATCCGGTGAACGACTCCCAGCAGCTCGGGTGGTCGTAGCCGGCGTCGATGAGGACCGGGCCGTCGCTGGTGTCGACCAGGAAGACGGTGACGTAACGCAGTGCGCTGCCGCGCAGCGGGACCGGGATCGCCCAGACCCCGTCGGTGACCTCGGTCGGGGCCGGGATCTGACGGGCGTGATAGCTGGCGGCGTGCGCGTCGTTCACGGGTCTGGACATCGTCAGACGCCTCCCTTACTGTGGAAACAACAACATACCGGATGGTCGGAATTTAACTCAAGGAGTCCGATGAGCGACGAGCGGACCGGCTTCCGGCTCTGGGCGGCCGCCGAGCCGGACCTGTGCGCGATCGTGACTGCCGACGATCGGCAGATCTCCTACGGCGAGCTGTACGCCGAGGTGAACCGGATCTCGCACGGCCTACGCACCCGTGCGGGCCTGCGTGCCGGTGACACGGTCGCGGCGGTGATGACCAACAGCGCCGGCATGGTCGCGCTCTACCTGGCGGCGATGCAGTCGGGGCTCTACCTGGTGACGCTCAACTATCACCTGACCGAGCCCGAGATCGCCTACATCCTCGCCGACAGCGGCGCCAAGGTCGTCGTCTGCTCCGCGCGGGTCGAGCCGGTCGTCGCCGCCGCGGCCGCTGACGTACCCGGGATCCAGGTGTTCGTCGACGGGTCCCCGACCACCGGCCGCGTCCGTCCATTGTCGCAGCTTACCGACGGCATGCCGACGGTGAGCCCGGAGCAGACCCCGGCCGGTTCGCTGATGATGTACACCTCGGGCACCACCGGCCGCCCGAAGGGGGTGAAGCGGCCGCTGGCCGGCGTTGACGCCGACACCGGTGCGTCGACCTACCGGTGGCTGTTCCAGGAGTTCGGGATGGAACGCCCCGCGTTCGGGTCCTGGCTCGTGTCGGCTCCGCTGTACCACTCCGCGAACATCACCCCCGCGATGGGTGCCCTGCACGCCGGCGGCACGATGGTGCTGATGGACGGCTGGACGCCGGAGGGTTTCCTGCGTCGGGTCCACGACCGGCGGGTCACCGGCACCAGCATGGTGCCGACCCACTTCTACCGGCTGCTGCAACTGCCCCAACCGGTTCGCGACAGCTACGACATCTCCTCGCTGCGCTACGTCCTGCACGGCGCCGCGCCGTGCCCGCGCGACGTCAAACAGCGCATCCTCGACT from Solwaraspora sp. WMMD791 includes:
- a CDS encoding AMP-binding protein, whose product is MATSNFTETLRRQALRRADREALVDSDARWTYAELDADVDRHAAALRDAGIADGDLVGVLGRNSATYVIELLALSRLGAISVPLNWRLHPHEQAYVLDQAGVTGLIYDDDFADAAATLLATTGLRTAVANGARVVADARRLVDLLAAQPPGVRVPDAEKTAADVHRLLYTSGTTARPKGVIHTCGNLTANHLAQVLELELTAADRILVSAPLFHVSGLEAPGLATFVAGATMVLTPTFKAADIARTVARERITGMVLAAQILFGLLDREDQSDLGSLRYLLFAGVAPSVRREVKRRLPHVRLVDTFGMTELCNGVCYLDAAHEQSKVGALGAPFPGVHIRIVDEHFQPVPPGVEGEIIVRGEKISPGYWNDDEANRRTRRDGWFLTGDVGRIDADGYLWFVDRRADLIKSGGENIASAEVERVIAGHPDVSEVAVVGVPDPTWDEVPKAYVILRADATTTAEGIREHCRAELARYKVPKYVQIVTSLPRNDSGKVLKKQLRETAVTG
- a CDS encoding AMP-binding protein gives rise to the protein MSTANVAAMLTGNARRFADADALVFEGRRWTHRQLAADVEALAAGLAAEGIRRDARVAIISNNVPEFLLLSLALSKLGAVFVPLNYRLTAGELAHLLRHARVRAVATVPEFAALTDAAVTEAALTGAGAGPAAAVRRFALEPIDDGWLDLRAVIESHRGARVADVDLDDAALHRIVYTSGTTGLPKGVLLTHGNVNMNMHAQIVELGLRPGDRILNFAPLYHVGGTDLPGFGIWHVGGTMVLQRRFDPAAVLRTIETERITGMVMAATMLDMVRRAADVVAADLTSVRWVIYSQVTSALFAVARELFPDARLIEGYGLTETCSALTYLDEAHMRSKQGSVGLPVPWVQVRVVDADGNDVLVGDDGEVIARGPKVSPGYLDDPQATRAAWRDGWFHTGDVGRFDADGYLYIRDRLKDMIRSGGENMSSAEIENVLADHPLVLAASVVAAPHPVWLEVPVAFVIGRPGLEPESLVAHARQRLGGFKVPKEIYVVDEFPTNPSGKVLKRSLRELRSSARPDWTYDRPRRD
- a CDS encoding AMP-binding protein, whose amino-acid sequence is MSDERTGFRLWAAAEPDLCAIVTADDRQISYGELYAEVNRISHGLRTRAGLRAGDTVAAVMTNSAGMVALYLAAMQSGLYLVTLNYHLTEPEIAYILADSGAKVVVCSARVEPVVAAAAADVPGIQVFVDGSPTTGRVRPLSQLTDGMPTVSPEQTPAGSLMMYTSGTTGRPKGVKRPLAGVDADTGASTYRWLFQEFGMERPAFGSWLVSAPLYHSANITPAMGALHAGGTMVLMDGWTPEGFLRRVHDRRVTGTSMVPTHFYRLLQLPQPVRDSYDISSLRYVLHGAAPCPRDVKQRILDWFGPVVYEYYGSTEVGTTIARPHEWLAHPGTVGRPASISTLRILDELGNEVPVGQTGIVYMRQGSDQVEYHNDPDKTDGARRDGLMTVWDVGHVDADGFLYITGRAAELILVGGVNVYPAEIEAALLGHDWIADAGVVGVPDPEFGEVPQAHVVLTETAPDAETAVAQIRTYLAGRLAKPKRPRSYVVREALPRDPNGKLYKARLTRAPEVSA
- a CDS encoding MBL fold metallo-hydrolase — its product is MSRPVNDAHAASYHARQIPAPTEVTDGVWAIPVPLRGSALRYVTVFLVDTSDGPVLIDAGYDHPSCWESFTGSVAAIGRRVETISTVLLTHNHPDHIGFAARVRARSGARLVMGQADDFATMRRSRGGFLTQLRTALTTTGAPPDVVEAMYADAVAVTAHHEDLRIDLAVADETEFRFGDVTIRAVPAPGHTYGHLVYVDTRGLVFTGDTMMPEGPTQLAIVSRADDDPAADLFRTLARIRDLGATIACPAHQFPYRDVAARADELTAFHRAEVATVNALAGTDGQVTAWDIARRMRWRRPWDELGRGTRRFSLVHTHALLRHTAGVHR